A window of Melopsittacus undulatus isolate bMelUnd1 chromosome 10, bMelUnd1.mat.Z, whole genome shotgun sequence genomic DNA:
GTCTTGTGGTGTGGGTTGTCACTGTTGAAGGACAAGTTGCTGTCACCTCCTTGCCCCAGCCTTCCAGGGTGCTTCACTCACCATAATGAAACAGCTCATGTGCACGGGGAGTAAAAATGCACATGGAATTGGCCAAGGAGCTGGGTTTAAGGGGGAAACCGAATGTGGCTGCTCCTGTCTTTGCTCTTTGTAATGATGAGaaaatgtggggttttgctTCAGTTTGACGTGTTTGTTGTGTGGATGAGACAAGTTTTGCAGCTTGACTGTGGGGGAGCCGAGTGCTTGCGCCCTGCTGCTATGCAACCTTTAATCCAGACACAAGGCAAGTCATGATGAATGCCTTTCCCTGGCTCTTCAAAGCAAAAAGCTtgtgggaaaacaaaaacaaaccacgAGGAGCAATCAGGTAGATTGATGTGACTGCGTTTTATCTGAGAGCATCGCTCTTGGGTACTTCAGGTAATGCACAGACCATCTCCAGGGAGGCGTATCCATGCCTGACCCAACTCTGGCACccctctgcctgctgccctTGCCCACTACCATTCGTTAATGCTTGGCAAAGCCTCCCAGGTCTCTCCCCTGCTCCTGTAGCTCGTCACCGATGACAAATAGCATCTAACGCTTTCCTTGTATAAACTAACACCGCCGCTCTTCCCAGTCCCTGTCTCACCCTGCCCGCGGCAGAGCCGGTTCAGGGCATGATTGCATGTCCTGGCTATGAAGGAGGAGTCAGGCCCgagtgctgcctgtgctgccctCAGCGCTGTGGGGAGCCTGGTGCTGCGCAGGATGGAGCAgcgctgctgcctgctccatgctgcctggtgctgcaggaaaTAAAGCAGCGTCCTGTGGGTGCTCGTGTGACCTGGCGGGTGCTGGAGGAGCCTCTGGCAGGAAATGAGCCCGTTTGTGGTTATatttccctgcctgcttctgcttggccccagcctggctccccCGTCAGCACAGGGGGGGATGCCTGGGACTGCTGGGGCATGACACCCCAGAGGAGCCCTGGGGCAGGGACTGAGGCaccaggctgtggggcaggagcctgACAGATGATTTCCCTGCCTCTGGTGCTCCTTCCTGGTTGGCCCTCAGGGTGCTGAGTGCTGCTGGgggctggaggaagcagaggctcTTAATGGGAGgctgtgcagaagcagcaggagttCTTCAGGGCACGTATGGGAATTAAACCAGCTGAAGGCAGGAGGTTTCCTTGGAGTGTCCTTGGTGGAGCTGGTGTGGGTGCTCCTGGCTTGCAGGACTCTGTTGGGTGTTCCCTGGAGCAagagcttaaaccatgacagttatGCAGGTGCCTCATCCCGGGAAGCCCATGATGCTCCTCTGTGGTTGTGAAACCTTGGGAGTGGGTGGTTTGCAGCCGGGCTGCGCTCCTGCCTCATGGAGCACAAGCaatggtttttattctttttaataaaaagtcttcaattaaaagaaaaagaaaagttgggAAACTTTCCCTTCCCTGGCTCTTCCTGTCCATCCTTGTGACAGCTCCAGTCTCAAGTCCCAGGGCTGCCAGCACATCCcccctgcctgtggctctgTTGTCACACTCACCACCCTTAGAGCAGGGGGACACCAGGACACTTACCTGACATGAAGCAAGTTGCATCCAGGTCCTTCCTGCAGGATCCTGAGCCTGTCTTTCCTGGGTGTGCCCAAAACATGGCCACAGGCCTGCGGGAAGAGCCGGTGGGAATGTGCCATGCACCCTTGACCTTAGGACATGCCAGCTCCATGATTACCTGGGCGGGAGCACGCTGCGCTATAAAAGCCCTGCAGGAGACCTTGCTCCGGCAGCACGGGCTGGTCTCTGCACCATGGCTGAGCCCAAGGAGCCTGCGAAGGGAGGTGTTGAGCTGGGCACCCCTAATGCTGCTCCCTCCGCAGGGACCATGTCCACCCGGCGCCTCCGCAGCGAGGACTACAACGACTACAGCTCCACGGATGTGACACCGGAGGGGAGCCCGCCCGGAGGCATCAATGGGTTTGCTCATCCTGAGTCCTACCAGCGCTTCGGGGAGACCAATGGGACCACGTGAGTGATGCTTCCCTCCTGCCCCGCACATGGAGAGGGTGGAGGAGGTGATGGTGGCTCCCTGTTGGCTTTGCTGGAGGGTGATGGCTTTATGGGGAATCCTCCTGGGGATAGCGAGGGCAGAATTGTGGTGCTGACGCCATGGAGTGCTGGCACCAGgggagcagctgccccatcATCACTCTGCTCTCCAGTAATGCTGGGCTTGGCAGCAGTGGGCAGAGTTCGATGCTTTTCCCAATATTCCACTGCTCCATGTTGGTTCAGTGGGGAGCTGTGTTGAGCAAACAGCATGTCCAGCTTCAGAGGACAAGTGGGCATGTTGCAGCCATGCCCTGGGGGCCTTCTTCTGCCTTGTTCACCCAGGTGGGTAGAGAATGCTGTCTCTGAGCCCTTCAATTCAGCCTCTTGTGCTAAGCTTATGCTGGGTTTTGCCTTAGAGCTGGTTTTTCAAGTGCCCACCTGAAATCTGCTTGTTCGAGTCTTTGTCTCCAGTCCTTCCTCAGTACCACTGGGTTCAGAGGATAGGATCTggatctctgtgtgtgtttcctgcagcagctcagagctgctggaTCCTGAGCAGGATGAACTGGGGGCCGCGACTGTGCAAGGTCTGGGTGTGGGCATTTGCCAGTGGTCATCTCTGCATCTTCTCTCCCTCAGGTGGTACCAGACCCTGATCCATCTCCTGAAGGGGAATGTTGGCAcggggctgctggggctgcctcTGGCAGTGAAGAACGCCGGCATCCTGGTAAGgcagtgctcagctctgctgtgtggGTGCTCATGGGTGCTGGGCAGCTTACGTGGCTGGTGTTAGGACTTTACTCCCTGCTGAGATACCTCTTGGTGCTCGGTTTCTTGTGAGCATTTTAACCCTGGGCTCTGTGCTTTGCCTTGTTTGCTGCAGAGACTGCTCGGGTGGCATATCCTCCCCCTGGTCATGGCAGGCTCAGCACAGCCTCTGCCTTGGTTTGTCTCAGTCAGTGTGTGTTGAGCATGCTGTGTGCCTCCTGAGGGTTCTACAAGCACAGCACGCACGTCAGGAGCCCCATCGCTCAGTAATTAAGGCTGGTGATGGGAGATGGCTCTGTGCTTCCCTCTGTGGGGTTTCATTTGTGCTGGCCCAGCCTCAGAGCTGTGTTGAGATCAGTGGATCTGATGTGGCTTTGCTGCTTGAGGGCTGAGGTTGCACTTGGAGGTCAAACAGCAGCCCCTGGCCACTGTCACATCTCCCTCCGGCTTCCATCCCAACTCTTAGTGTCTCCGTGTCTGTGTTACACCCCAGCAACTGACCCCCATGTGAGAGGCGGGGGGCAccttgctgctctgctccaggttTCCTTGCCCAGCAGTGCAGCATTCCCATTGCTCAGATTGAAAAATCAAGTAATTAGAAGGGAAAACTTCCTTCCTCTGTCACCTGCGCAATGGGATGTGCAAGATAGTTTGGAAAACAACCCTGGAAGCGCTTTGCTGCACCCAGACTGCCCCAACTTGCTGCTTTTGCATCATTCCTGCTCTGTCGGGTCCTGGGGGACTGGTTCCCGGGAGCAGCACCTGAGCAATGTTCAGCCTCCAGCCATGTTTTGGCTCACTGAGCCTGTGGAGTTTTGTCTGGAAGTCAAACGTGTtgtgcagctctgcctttgGCCATCAGAGTGCAGCCTTGCCCTTcttctccctgcagctgggTCCTCTGAGCCTGCTGGTGATGGGAGTCGTGGCTGTGCACTGCATGGGCATCCTGGTGAAGTGTGCCCATCACTTCTGCTACAGGTAAGGAGCAGCTCCCCTCCTCGGCACCACTGCTCCCacacttctttccttcccaagAAGTCCTGTGGAGCCTCCCAGCAGCAAGTTCCCTGTGTTAAAACCtcagctgggaacagctgctgAGCTTTTCACAGGAGCTGTGTACCCATTCATGTCATCATTTGCCCTGGGAGCCAGCAGACAGGGCTGATGTGAGATCTCTCTTTCTTTGGGCAGGTTCCAGAAGCAGTTTGTGGACTATGGAGGTGCCATGATGTACGGGCTGGAATCAACTCCTAGTGCGTGGCTGCGGACACATGCCGTCTGGGGAAGGTACCTGTTCCCTGCTCCAGGCATGGGGCTTGTCTTTAAACAGAGCTGGGACAGAAAAGCCGCTGGTCTCTGAGCTGTGTGAGCAGATGAGCACAAGAGCCACATTACCTTATGTGTCACACCGTCCCTGGATGCTCAGTGTCCCTCAAGGGGTAACATTGAGGTCTTTGACCCGATCTTGTCCCCAGCCAGATGTGGCTTATCctaaaggagggagagaagtaAGTCTCTGCTGCCTAACAAAGGAGTAAATAACATGTATTGCATTGCTGGCACTGACGGTGGCCaatagctgctgctgggggtgcCACCAGCCCTGTGGTTTCACACATCACATCGTACAGGCACATCAGATGCTGGACACATTCAGCTCTTCCTGTGTTTGAGGGACATTGTCTCCAGCTATGACAATTCAGCAGCAGACTGGAGATGCTAAACCTAAGAAGGAGACTTTTCTCCTGAGACTGGTCCTGACTCTttggaggggatgggagggggagaCCAGAGAGTCTGAGGTCCGTGAGGTTAGATGGTGATCAGTCCAGATCATCAgagaggtgagctgatgccCTTACCTGCACACCTGAACCTCTGGAgagagcagctttgctgcagtgctCACGTCAGCGCCAAGCACCCCAAGTGTGCTCTCATTTCTGCATGGCCTGCTTAACAAATGGTCTTCTTTTCTAGGCGCTTGGTGGGGCTTTTCCTGATCATCACTCAGCTGGGCTTCTGCTGCGTGTACTTCGTGTTTCTGGCTGACAATCTGAAGCAGGTTAGGTTTACTCCTTCCTTTGGGAGAGGGTGTGTGGAGGTGTTTGGGTTATTCTTAGCTCCCGTGTCACAGCTCTGTTCTCCACCAAAGGTCTGGTTTCCATAGCTGATGCTGCTCAGGAAGGGATTGCCCAGGTGTTTTGAAGGATCAGAGGTTTTCCTGTTCAAACAGGGCAGGTTTTCCTGGGAAGCCCTGTGGCTTTGTTCCGTGTGCAGAGGCACTGGAAAAATCCATGTCCTGAGGGGAAGCAGGGGCTGTTCCTAATGAGGGAAGACAGGAGAGAGGTGACACAGGGGACTCTGCCTGTAATGTCCTGCCCACCTCAGTTAATTGCTGTATCGATACTCTGTGTAGGTGGGTGATGTATGGATACCAGGACCTGCTGTCAAcccctcttctccctttcctgcaCCCGTTTGCATTCCAGTTTCTTTCCTCATCCCATGGCTCTGGAACTTAATTACATCTGTAGGGAAAGAGTTTCCTTCTGCCAGGAGGAGATAAACAGAAACTCTGAACCGCTTGGCTCCTGTGCTGTAAGAAACTGGGAATGAGGAATCCCTGTTCCCAGCCTCCAGCATCTCAGTGCCTCGCAAGTGCTGCTCAGCATTGCTCccctctgtgctcctgctctgctgcagcaggggtCTGGCTGCTGCCACGCTGCTGCTCCCATGGCTGGGAAACCCCTGGGCTTGGGTTTGGAATTTTTTGGGTGGGGAGtgttgcttgtttctttttgtggtgGGGACTGGTGTGTGAGATGGGAGCCATGGTGCAGGTGGTACTTCAGGAGAGATcgttgctgctgtgctgggtaGAGCTTTGGTTTGGAAAATGGCTTTGGAGCAAGCTGTGGAGAGGCAGGGCAGGCTGGGGCTCTGTGCTGCACTCTCCCATGGAGAAGGCTGACATGTGCAGAAGCTCTTTAGCTTCTCCTCTGGGGCAGGATATGGTCCAGAGCAGCTTAAATTGGTTTGCAGGTAGCCCTTTGCTGCAGTGGCCAGCCAGCACCTTGTACCCAAACCAGCTTCATTGTGGTTGTATTGGTGATCCCCAGTGTGCCCATGGTCTTGGGAGGGATGGCTCAGCCACCTGGCTTCTGAGGCAGAACTCTTTCTAGAGGAGAGCACACAGCATGGAGTGCCTATGGAATGACAGACCCAAGGAAAGGATGGTTTCCTATGAAGAAAGCAAAGTTGGGGGCCAGCAGTAGCTTCCAAATATCTTTGAGTGGGAACAGGGAACTGAATGACTGAAGGGGTTTGTGCAACGTGgtgaagcaagaggaaaaggacCTTTGAGGAAATAGCACTTAAtgtctccttcctctcttctcaaCGGGCCTTGTGGGCAGCACAAACCAACCCCTGCCCTCAGTGCACTTGGCTGCCAGGTTCACGTGCTCACTGAGCCTGGGTTCAGCCAGGTTTTGCTGTCTCAGCTCAGATGCCGTGCCTAATCCCACCTCTGATCCTAGTGAGGTAACAAGCATTTGCTTCAGAACTACTTCAACCTGCGTTGCTCTGGTTTTAATCAATAGCTGTGCTTGAAAGTGAGCCGATGGGGTAGCATTCCGACCTGCTGGGATGGGTTGCTGAGATCCTTTCACACCTGCACAGTGGGTTTCATCAAGCCTTCCTGTGCTGCCCCAGGTCATATCTGCAGCAAATGGGACCACCAATGACTGCAGCTTGAACAAGACAGTGGCCATGACCCCCACCATGGACTCCCGGCTGTACATGCTGTCCCTCCTGCCTTTTGTGGTGCTGCTCACGTTCATCCAGAATCTCAAGGTCCTGTCCATCTTCTCCATGCTGGCCAACGTGGCCATGCTTGGCAGCCTCGTCGTGATCTACCAGTACATTGTCAGGGTAAGTGTGTATGGCTCCCTCTGTGCTGTCCTGTGTTTTGGCAGGTGAAGGGAGCTCAACAAGAGGATGTTTGCACACTGTGGGATGATGCTCATTCCCATGGGCAAAGTGGTTACCCTCTGCTCCACAGGGTTTTCCCTGTggcatggggctgtgctggggagtgATGGGAGCAAGCCAGGTCCTCCCCATTCTCCCCGTGTCTGAATGCTGCATGGGTTCTTTTCCAGGACATTCCTGATCCCAGTGGCCTGCCTCTAGCAGCAGCCTGGAAGACTTACCCTCTGTTTTTTGGCACTGCGATCTTTGCTTTCGAAGGCATTGGGGTGGTAAGTCTTGGCATGTGGCAACGGGGCTGCCTGCACAGGAGGCTCAGCCCATGCTCGGGCTTGCCACAGCCCCTGTGTTGCAGCTGTATTTGCAGATGAACTTCTCTGACAGTAGCCCAAAATCTGGATGATGCTGTTAGCTTTAGCCTCCAGGCTGTCTCCTGGGTCAAACCCTGTTGCTGGAGGAGCACATGCTCCAAACCTCAGGAGGCTGGTTGCTGCTTTGAAGGTGGCTGTATCTGGCAGTAGATAGGGCTCTGCTGGGAATCGCACTGGCAGCTGCCTTGGGCTCTGCTGGCTGACCTGCAGATGAGGGATCATCCTGAGCCTTGCTACCAGGCTGGATCCTAAAGCTCCCTAAGTGGGAGGCCAAAAAGCATGACACAAAGAAGTGAATCGGTTCCTTCCCACCCTGCTGTGGAGGCTTCAAGATCATCCTTCAGCAGCCGTGTGGTCCCAgcctgctgtggggctggattTGCATAATACAGACAAGATGCTGTAAATAGAGTGCTGTATCTGTGGAAGAGAGCTGGCTGGGTGGGTGGAGAGCTTCATGGCTCGGAGCTGTTGTGGGCTGTTTCCGGGAGCTACCTTCAAAGGGGGAAGAGATGTTTTCATCTCTCAATAGAAGCTGACTGTAAATGCAGGGCTGGAGAGGGCCCAATCTATTACAGGGGGAGTGTTTACTGCATGCTGTGCCCAGGGCAGAGGGCCCTTGCTGGCGGTGAGGCACAAATGCTTTCCTCCTTGTGTGAtttggaggaggagaagcaaataaaagctCTTCTGGTCCTGCCTcctcaccagctctgctgctgggtcTGTCCTTGAAGTCCTGCCACCCAAGGACAGCTATAAAAATGTTTGCTGAAGTCTTATATTTGAAAGCAAGTGTCAGTAGTAGAGAGGTGAAGGACTTGCTTCTGTCCTTCCTCTTATTGTCCTGTTTGGTTGAAATCTGTCCAAACCTGATAGAAGAGGAGAAGGCGTCTTGGTCTTTCCAGGTCTACAGGTAAAGTGAGACAATGTAAGATGATGGGCCTGTCCCTGTGGGCATGGCTAGTCTATTTTGTAGTGCAGAGTGGAATGCAGGCAAGGTATGGGGTGGATGGTGTCGCCCCAAGATGCCAGGTACTAATGGGTACAGCTCCTGCCAAATGGAGGAAGAAGGTCCCTTCCTTAAGACAAGGGCATGAGTGATCCCACTGAAGACTTGCCATGCCAAGTGTGAGGGTCTCAAATGGGCACACAGAAATCAGATCTCTAGTACATGGGCTTTTTCAGCTGGGTTCCATGTGTGGCCATCCCATCCCCTGGCATGGGGAGCTGTGCTTGGCCATGGGGCTGAGGGCTATAGAGGAACAGGGGCAGCCTGCTGCTCTGTtgtcatcctcctcctccttctcctctcccaggTGCTGCCTCTGGAAAACAAGATGAAGAACCCCCGTCAGTTCCCAGTCATCCTCTACGTGGGGATGACCATTGTCACCATCCTGTACATCAGCCTGAGCGTCCTGGGGTACCTGCGCTTCGGGGCGGACATTCAGGCCAGCATAACACTCAACCTGCCCAACTGCTGGTGAGTCCTAATGGGGAGTGCAGGGGCCAAGGGTAAGGAGAAAGGGAGgtgagggagcagcaggggaCATCACTTCTTAGGAGAACTAACCTGGATGAACTTCAGAAAGGATCAACCGTGCTGTGTTCCAACTGTCCAAAGGAGCTTGACAAGGATTGTCTGATGTATAGGGTGAAGAGAGGCTCATTGCTGTGACATCTGAGCTTGGCTCTGCAGCTCAGGCTGCTTCCCCGGGGTCCCTGGTGGTCCCTGTGTGGGTAGATGCAGCTCCTGCCTTTTTACTGGGGCCTTGTGACATGTTTGGGGGGGCTAAGCAGCGCTCTGGCTGGGAGATGTTGAACACAGCCCCTGTGCAGCCCTATCGAAAGGTGCAAAACCCACTTCTCTTCCCCAGATGGAGAACTTGGAAAACTACACCAAGGCTGGGAGCTCCCACAGGGGGTGAGATGTGACGTCTCCACGTGTGGGCTGGGATCTGTGTTTGCAGCCCTGGGGCTCAAACTCCCACTCCTGGGCTCTATGTTGTGACTGAATGCGGCTCATCTGGAGCCAACACTCTGCCTTTGAGCACTGGTGCCATGAGGATACCCCTTCCTTCCTgtgggtgctgagctctgcagctccccaaACCTGTCTGTGATCCGCTGGGGTCTGGTGAGGCCTCTTGAGATGCTGGAAATATGCATGGCCTTACCCTGTACCTGCTATAACCTGTGCTGGTGGCTCTTGCAGCAGCTGGCTGGGCTTTGTGCTGGTCTGTCCCTGGGGCTGAGCGGTTGCTCAGTGTCACAGCTCCATATTCGTCCCAAAAGAGAAGTACAAGCGGGTTTTCTTGCCTTTGGGACAAGAAGTGTGGAGCATGCAAGTATTGAGAATAAATGCCTTTTCCAGCTTGCTCCACCTGGGATTATATGAGAAAACCCATCTCTGTTGCTTCTTACAAGACACTGCtttggggtgtctgtggggcaGGCTGTGGTGCTGACAGGcaaggaggagctggagagaagctctgcagaggttcCACTTGCAGCAGCAGGGTTTCACTGGGTTTGCCTGGGAGCATCTGAAGTTTAACAGTTTTCTCTTTGATGTCCCTGCTGCCTTGAAATCCTGCAGGAGACCAGCACGAGGCTTGGAGCTGGGGGTGCCtgtccccctccccagcccatcCTCTCTGCTGGTAGCATCAGCCCATCACCTTGCACTGACTCGCTGCCTCTTCCCCATTGCTGAAATAGATTTGGGCAGGACTGTCATTGTGAGTCACTGTTGGGCTTCCATGTGCTGACCATGTAGAACAGTGcagctggagctctggagaaagcAAGCATTTGAAGAAATAGaggctggttttgctttaattatTGCTAGGAGggtttctttcagtttgaatgCACAGATCTCATTCATGCTGGGCCTGTGTAGTGACTGAACTGGTGCGTGTTGGTGTGGCTGAAGGTCCTGCTCTTGCCAAGAGCCTTGCATTGTCccctgcaggggctggggctctgTCAGCGCCCTCCTGTCAGTgaggagggatggggctggTGGGAAAACTTGCCTGTGTTGTAGGGAGATCTGGGTCCCACCACTCCAGCACAGTAGGGGTGAATCCCATCCTCTCAGCAAGCTGAAGGAAACTGTGAAGGGGAtgaagtgctgctgcttctcctgaaGGTGGGAAGTGGGTCAGACCCAGGCCTTGGGCTCTGCAGGGCACCAGGTTGTGGCACAGACTAACAAAATCTGCTGCCCTGTAATGCTGCATAGGGACTTCTGTGAGAAATCTCAGCTTGGTTTGCTCTAAAGGATGATGTTCCCTTAGAAAGAGGGTAATGGGATTTCTGTGACTTGCCAGGCTGCAGGAAGCTCCTAGTTCAAATGTGTGTTTCTGGGAGCATCTGCGCTTTCCGTCAAAGGacttttctggaaaacaaaacaaaagccacctGTAGGTGATGGCTGAAGACTTGCTCTTGAAATGAGCCCACCCTGCTTTGCCTGTGGGTTTGTTTCCCAGCAGTAATGGTGTTGGGCTGCAGAAGCTGGTTGTAAGGGCTGTTGGTGAGAAGTTCTGGGGTTTGCCTGCAGTGTTGGAAACAAACTGAGGACCATGGCCCAGATGCTGCATCCCTCCTTGGCTGTAGCCATTGCCCGGAGGTCTCTAGAGCAGATTTGATGAGCGTGTCAGGAATCGTTGGATTACAGGGTGActaagggcttttccagcctcatTTCTCCATAACCGCAGCTTCCTCAAATAAGGAGCGTGTCAATTCCCAGTACCCAGCTCTAACCACAGCTTCCACAACACTGCACTGCTATGCAGAAATCCCTCCCTGCACCCTCAGAAGCATTGCTTCACCGCGTCTTCTGAAGAGTGAAGAAATGCTCTAGTGAGGGTGAAGATGTTTGGTTGCATATAACCAGTTGAAGGTAGGTAATGACAGAGCTTGTGGTCCAGGGAGGGTATGCCATTTCTTGCAGCTTGTTGGAATGGCTCGGTGTGGCACTCTGGTTAGGCAAGTAGTGGCTGTGGTTGGCAGAGCAGTGCCTCTCCAGGGCCTTGCATGGAGCTCAAGGTAGGGCTTGAGCTCTTTCTCCTCTCAgtatttaaaatgccttttgagCATGGTTCCTGATGGGGAGGTTTGGTAGCAGACCTTCCTCTGTAACTTTTTTAATGACACCTCTTAATTGTAGATTGTCCTGGATCACTTTATGGTTTTACAGCATTGCTTTGCTGAAAATACAGCTTGAAGATATGCAGGTGTGGGGTAGAGGTGGCTCAAGGCTGCTGTGGACTTGTCACGTGTGGCTATCTGGGCGCACTCTGGACTCTCAAGGTAGCTTTGTCTTTAGTTTGCTTATGGAACCACAGGGCAAACTTAGCTTAGGGAGGGCACGGTCCACCAGAGATACTGAGTCCaccctcctgctcaaagcaggaccAAGTTAAATATTGAATATCAGTAAGGAATGAGGTTCCCCACTTCTCCAGGCCTTTGTTCCGGTGCTTAACTACCCTTTTGGGATGCAGCTCTGTCCTGTTGCCGCTGGTTCTTCTGCTGTGCAACTTTGAAAAGAGCCTGTCTCCGTCTTCTCCATGCCTTCCTTATAGGTAGCTGAAGACAGCATTAACATCCCCCGTGACATTCTCTTCATGCTGAATGAGCCCAGATCTTGCAGCATCTCCTTGTGTATcatgtgctccagccacagCTATCTTAGTAGCCTCCATTCAGATTGCTGTGTTAGGAATCTCAAGACTGGACATGATGCTCAAGATGCGGCGTCACAAGCTCCTAATGAGGGGCAATCCTTAAACTGCTGGCTATGCTTTTGCTACCATAGCCTGGTATGTGATTGACCTTCATCACTGCAaggtcctgctgctggctgatgGTCAGTTTGCTTCCCACCAGGTCCTCCAGGTCCTATTCCGGCCAGATGGGAAGCTGGGCCCCAGCCTTTCCTATGTGTAggattttgtgtttgcttttcagctttgcCTGTGTTTAGATCCTGCTCCAAGGTGTGTCAGTCCTTCCCTCCAATTCAGTCTTGTTGGGAGCTTGCTGACAGCGTGCTCTGGATTGCTGAGAGCTCATCCAGGTGCACTGATGAAGATATATCCATGATTGCCCCTTGGCAAATCCCCCGTGGCTGTTCACCCTGTACAATATGTGCCTAGAAATGGATGTTAGAAGGACTTAGCCCATACTTTTCTGAAGATCAAGGTGAGGCTGATTAGCCTGTAGCTTCCCTCATTCTTCTTGAAGGCAgatatgttttttcttcccaggtAACAGGACCTCTCTCTGATTACCTTGCTCTTTTATAGATGATAAAATGACTTCAGGCTGATGTTGGGCACAATCTCGAATACATCTGATCTGGTCCCATTCACTTAGGTGTTCCCTGCCCCCATCCCCTGTGACTGTGGGAAATGTTTGACTGTACCAGACTCTGCCACTGATGTTCAGAGTTGTCTTGCATGTAAACACTTCTCTGTTTTGGGGCTGCTGTTGTAGCAGCTGGGTGCTGAGAACCAACATACAGAGGGGCACTGGCCTGTGCCCAAAGAAGTTAAAAGGGAGTGAGTTACGTTCCTCAGCTTAGATCCACTTCATATTTACCCAAGTGGTATGGGCAGGACCTGTGTTTCCTGCTCGGTCAGCATGTCTTGCGTTGGGGAACGGGTAGGGCCATATATGAGGTAACTGGATATCACTCCTCTTTTGGAGAGGCTTTTCTAGCTGCTGAGGAGCTGAGGGAGGAGACTGGGCTGGGAGGTGTCTTTTTGGCCACCTGTGACTGACTTTGTCCTGCAGCTACGCTTGTCCACTGCTGCATCGCTGTAGGATGTAGGGACATGGTGAAATCAGACTCAGGGTGAGCCTAAGGTGCTGTTTGCAGCTTGTCTGAGCTCTGCCTTCCTTCTACTCAGCCCAAACTGCTCTTTTAGCTGTCTTCCCCCCAGACATGTATCATGCAGCATGCCCGAAATAGCTGCTCTTTCTGTCTTATGGAGGAGGTTCAGTTGCAGGTGGTGGTAGTGACGTTTGTATCCCATTTGCTCTGTAAGCCCAGACTTATCCCGGTGGTTCTgtcctcttccccctcctcagAAGCCAAGCAGTAattgaaatctgaaatattCATGGCTGCAGCTAGGCCTCTTTGAAGATATTCTTCATCTCCTGTTGTAACAGGATTCGGTTATAACCAGGATCCAGCTGGTAACCAAtaggagaaaaggaagctttcttcttctttcagcTCAGAGGCTGGATGGAGGTCAAGGTGAGGAATCTCTGGGAATAGCTGCAACTTCATTCTG
This region includes:
- the LOC101878625 gene encoding proton-coupled amino acid transporter 1 isoform X2; translation: MSTRRLRSEDYNDYSSTDVTPEGSPPGGINGFAHPESYQRFGETNGTTWYQTLIHLLKGNVGTGLLGLPLAVKNAGILLGPLSLLVMGVVAVHCMGILVKCAHHFCYRFQKQFVDYGGAMMYGLESTPSAWLRTHAVWGRRLVGLFLIITQLGFCCVYFVFLADNLKQVISAANGTTNDCSLNKTVAMTPTMDSRLYMLSLLPFVVLLTFIQNLKVLSIFSMLANVAMLGSLVVIYQYIVRDIPDPSGLPLAAAWKTYPLFFGTAIFAFEGIGVVLPLENKMKNPRQFPVILYVGMTIVTILYISLSVLGYLRFGADIQASITLNLPNCWLYQAVKLLFSFGIFITYAVQFYVPAEIIIPPLVARVSERWGWLVNLLLRVALVGVTCVLAILIPRLDIVISLVGSVSSSALALIFPPLLEIATYYSEGMHPIVIAKDVIISLFGFVGFVVGTYEALVELAAPAAAVVNATSAMVQ